A DNA window from Amycolatopsis sp. DSM 110486 contains the following coding sequences:
- a CDS encoding response regulator transcription factor — MARVLVVEDDRTIGEVLHTSLTQHGHEVAWHTRGRTALQDAAKQPCDLVLLDLGLPDLDGTEVCRELRSALPACVIVMLTARADEMDVVVGLEAGADDYLVKPVPLGELHARLRAHLRRHSTDRSQVEITLGRLRIDPAARRVAVDGIEFQLRAKEFELLLRLAQDPGNAVSREALMADVWDAHWFGSTKTLDVHIATLRRKLAEAGGAGRMPEIATLRRHGYRLEESEG, encoded by the coding sequence ATGGCCCGAGTCCTTGTCGTCGAAGACGACCGCACCATCGGTGAGGTTCTGCACACGAGCCTGACCCAGCACGGGCACGAGGTCGCGTGGCACACGCGCGGCCGCACGGCCCTGCAGGACGCCGCGAAACAGCCGTGCGACCTGGTCCTGCTCGACTTGGGCCTGCCGGACCTGGACGGCACCGAGGTGTGCCGCGAACTGCGCAGTGCGCTGCCGGCTTGCGTGATCGTCATGCTCACCGCACGCGCCGACGAGATGGACGTGGTCGTGGGACTCGAGGCGGGCGCGGACGACTACCTCGTGAAACCGGTGCCGCTGGGCGAACTGCACGCTCGTCTGCGCGCGCACCTGCGGCGCCACTCGACCGATCGTAGCCAGGTCGAGATCACGCTCGGTCGGCTGCGGATCGACCCGGCCGCTCGCCGGGTCGCCGTGGACGGGATCGAGTTCCAGTTGCGCGCCAAGGAGTTCGAGCTCCTGCTGCGCCTTGCCCAAGACCCCGGCAACGCCGTGAGCCGCGAAGCACTGATGGCCGACGTGTGGGATGCCCACTGGTTCGGCTCGACCAAGACACTCGACGTCCACATCGCCACGCTGCGACGCAAACTCGCCGAGGCCGGCGGCGCGGGCCGGATGCCGGAGATCGCCACCCTGCGTCGCCACGGCTACCGGCTCGAGGAATCGGAAGGGTGA
- a CDS encoding HAMP domain-containing sensor histidine kinase has translation MRRRIVLTTVLAALVAIGLFGVPLAVAVARYFVTAERAELERAADSYALDVSADILRHRTPDRTPATEDPTFVAVYSPVGRLLAGAGPPTLADAGEATAADEVLSADTPGELVVVVPISDDGSVVALVRAATARTEVYWHTGLTWLGMACLAVVALLSAYLVARRQAQRLARPLEQLSANARDLGDGDFSIRADRAGIPEIDSVGESLDSTAVRLDDLLARERAFSADASHQLRTPLAGLRLQLEAALENPRANLRDVVEAGVATTGRLDRTVTDLLALARDTPPVRDDATDLAGELAAIETEWAAALAEHARDLVLKVEPVVAGAQLSGPVLRQIMTVLLDNALRHGTGTVTVTARDAGDVLAVDVGDEGEVNGTDVFDRRSPGARGTGIGLALARRLAEAEGGRLRLTRPRPALFTLLLPLEQRR, from the coding sequence GTGCGTCGCCGCATCGTCCTGACGACGGTGCTCGCCGCGTTGGTCGCGATCGGGCTGTTCGGCGTGCCGCTGGCCGTGGCTGTGGCGCGGTACTTCGTCACCGCCGAACGCGCCGAACTCGAACGGGCCGCCGACTCTTACGCCCTCGATGTCTCGGCCGATATCCTGCGGCACCGGACTCCCGATCGCACGCCGGCTACCGAGGATCCCACCTTTGTGGCGGTCTACAGCCCGGTCGGCAGGCTGCTCGCCGGGGCCGGCCCGCCCACGCTCGCCGACGCCGGTGAAGCCACCGCGGCGGACGAAGTTCTGTCCGCGGACACCCCCGGGGAACTGGTGGTCGTCGTGCCGATCAGCGACGATGGGTCGGTGGTCGCGCTCGTGCGCGCCGCCACCGCGCGCACGGAGGTCTACTGGCACACCGGTCTGACGTGGCTCGGCATGGCCTGCCTGGCCGTGGTCGCTCTGCTGTCGGCTTACCTCGTGGCGCGGCGCCAGGCCCAGCGGCTGGCCCGACCGCTCGAACAGCTGTCCGCGAACGCCCGTGACCTCGGCGACGGTGACTTCAGCATCCGCGCCGACCGCGCCGGAATCCCCGAGATCGACTCGGTCGGCGAGTCCCTCGACTCCACCGCCGTGCGGCTCGACGACCTCCTGGCCCGGGAACGCGCCTTTTCCGCCGACGCGTCCCACCAGCTGCGCACCCCGCTCGCCGGGCTGCGCCTGCAGCTGGAGGCCGCGCTGGAGAACCCGCGTGCGAACCTGCGCGACGTCGTCGAGGCCGGCGTCGCGACCACCGGCCGGCTCGACCGGACCGTCACCGACCTGCTCGCCCTCGCCCGCGACACGCCACCGGTCCGCGACGACGCCACTGACCTCGCCGGCGAGCTCGCCGCCATCGAGACCGAGTGGGCGGCGGCCCTTGCCGAGCACGCACGCGACCTGGTGCTGAAGGTGGAACCCGTCGTCGCCGGCGCCCAGCTGTCCGGTCCGGTGCTGCGCCAGATCATGACGGTCCTGCTCGACAACGCCCTGCGCCACGGCACCGGCACCGTCACCGTCACCGCCCGCGACGCCGGCGACGTGCTCGCCGTCGACGTCGGCGACGAAGGTGAGGTCAACGGCACCGACGTGTTCGACCGCCGCTCACCCGGCGCCCGGGGAACGGGGATCGGCCTCGCGCTCGCCCGCCGCCTCGCCGAAGCCGAGGGCGGGCGCCTGCGCCTGACCCGCCCGCGGCCAGCTCTGTTCACCCTGCTGCTTCCGCTCGAGCAACGACGGTAG
- a CDS encoding DUF1707 domain-containing protein, whose product MTEDEARTEQVPEGIRCSDAERETAATALHAAVGEGRLSLAEVEERTATIYAARFRHELDAVVADLPRSAAPPPASGWRPVLTLAAHQLATDFTTLTGRGAVAGARRRAYVIAATVLVFVAMLLLAVHGIADDGPHHGFGHD is encoded by the coding sequence ATGACCGAAGACGAGGCCCGCACGGAGCAGGTACCCGAGGGCATCCGCTGTTCCGACGCCGAGCGGGAAACCGCCGCCACGGCGCTGCACGCGGCCGTTGGCGAAGGCCGGCTGTCACTGGCCGAAGTCGAGGAGCGGACAGCGACGATCTACGCCGCGCGCTTCCGGCACGAGCTCGACGCGGTCGTCGCCGACCTCCCGCGATCCGCTGCGCCGCCGCCGGCCTCCGGATGGCGGCCCGTGCTCACGCTGGCCGCCCATCAGCTGGCAACCGACTTCACAACACTCACCGGCCGTGGTGCCGTCGCCGGCGCCCGTCGTCGGGCGTACGTCATCGCGGCCACCGTCCTGGTGTTCGTGGCGATGCTGCTGCTCGCCGTCCACGGCATCGCCGACGACGGCCCGCACCACGGCTTCGGCCACGACTGA
- a CDS encoding Clp protease N-terminal domain-containing protein — protein MAQERARALGHPGIGSEHLLFAVADAPTRVGEVAREYGLTPDGVATQTDRLLTRPRRMFDNVDAEALAAIGIDLDAVREAVAAHFGPVPAPLPRRRRRPQLPGHLPITGRARSCLQAAVSEAGRRGVSPAGANHLGAVVVGTNGGLVPPILAALGISAPTLRAALLERTP, from the coding sequence ATGGCACAGGAACGCGCCCGCGCGCTCGGGCATCCCGGGATCGGTTCCGAGCACCTCTTGTTCGCGGTCGCGGACGCACCGACCCGAGTGGGCGAGGTGGCCCGGGAGTACGGCTTGACCCCCGACGGCGTCGCCACCCAGACCGACCGGCTCCTGACCAGGCCGCGCCGGATGTTCGACAATGTGGACGCCGAGGCGCTCGCCGCGATCGGCATCGACCTGGATGCAGTACGCGAAGCAGTCGCGGCCCATTTCGGCCCCGTCCCGGCGCCTCTGCCGCGGAGGCGCCGGCGTCCGCAACTGCCCGGGCACCTGCCGATCACCGGCCGGGCCCGGTCCTGCCTGCAGGCCGCGGTCAGCGAGGCCGGACGCCGCGGCGTGTCCCCCGCCGGCGCGAACCACCTCGGCGCCGTGGTGGTCGGCACGAATGGCGGCCTCGTGCCACCGATCCTGGCCGCCCTCGGCATCTCCGCACCGACCCTGCGGGCAGCGCTTCTGGAACGTACGCCGTGA
- a CDS encoding helix-turn-helix domain-containing protein codes for MKTRAEIAESAASSDPDVGLRAVAALRALAEELETLQVDRARLSGWSWQDIAARLGVSKQTVHRKHGRRIRGPK; via the coding sequence ATGAAGACACGAGCGGAGATCGCCGAGAGCGCGGCCAGTTCCGACCCCGACGTCGGGTTGCGGGCCGTGGCCGCGTTGCGGGCGCTGGCGGAGGAACTGGAGACGCTGCAGGTGGACCGGGCGCGCTTGTCGGGGTGGTCGTGGCAGGACATCGCGGCCCGGCTCGGCGTGAGCAAGCAGACGGTGCACCGCAAGCACGGCCGCAGAATCCGGGGGCCGAAATGA